CACTAGTGTGTGCCAAGCGCTGGCATCTTCCAGTTcactaaaaaacaaaataaacaatgAAGTTGAACCTGCTTCTAGCCGTGCTAGTCGGCGCATCGGTTGTACAGGGATTTAAGGTACGTTGTTGTCTCTGTCGAAAATCGTTCAAGGTCTCAAATGCACTAAAACAACGCGATAACACTTTCGTCTTCCGCCCAATACAGCTCTGCAACCTGAAGGCACCGGGCACGTTCGTGCGGGATCCGCTGCACTGCGGCGAGTTCTTCATGTGCCGCGATGGCCGCCCGGTACGGTTCTCCTGTCCGGGTGGAATGAATTACGACGCGAAAACCAACACCTGCGGATACGGTGTGTTCTGTGACAACAGCGACCTCAGCTGGCAGCTCGATGAGTCCGATCTGCAGACGCAGTACGTACCGATCGAGACGAATCCACCGCTGCTCGATGCCGTCAGTGGTGTGTGCCTTGGTGCACGCCACGGATCGATCCGCCCGGATATGACCGGTTGCGAGGCGTTCTACCAatg
This sequence is a window from Anopheles darlingi chromosome 3, idAnoDarlMG_H_01, whole genome shotgun sequence. Protein-coding genes within it:
- the LOC125957163 gene encoding protein obstructor-E-like, producing MKLNLLLAVLVGASVVQGFKLCNLKAPGTFVRDPLHCGEFFMCRDGRPVRFSCPGGMNYDAKTNTCGYGVFCDNSDLSWQLDESDLQTQYVPIETNPPLLDAVSGVCLGARHGSIRPDMTGCEAFYQCAGAGAIRYECPAGTLFDSNRLYCEVADVASCAYGPPVQQQQQQQQQQKPQQPGNLLHVLCFGKPIGLKYPHPMNCAQYVQCDGRNKAILFNCPRGTAFDRVRKVCGFSSSVSC